A single window of Deinococcus misasensis DSM 22328 DNA harbors:
- a CDS encoding TRAFAC clade GTPase domain-containing protein: MERLVCKQKDCTFNTQGICLEGLAITDCSFIVEEDFDDTNDTGLSIEELENLSFDTEIVYDLHKGRAFSYDEVRNLLKTEDCKIIVFAGDAESGKTTLMASLNDAFQHGKFENFIFAGSLTLPAFEERCFNARISSKGGKPSTPRTRLTSTEIFLHLKIRDKEVSYPPVSLLLCDLSGELFINSISDLEHAKSLMIVEKANHFSLLLDGEKIMDKSQRHLLLSDTKDIIRVFFQIGYLKKETPIEFIITKWDLIPIDKDPKIGEYIEFLYKDLIACINDFTSSSNITFVKTAARSIGVNEVEDGFGLENLISLWSRKEQSKSVEKIEPYHPKISALRGWLSFGARKVRRVL; the protein is encoded by the coding sequence AATCTGCCTAGAAGGGTTAGCTATCACGGATTGTTCATTTATTGTTGAGGAAGACTTTGACGACACCAACGATACAGGTTTATCTATTGAAGAGTTGGAAAATTTATCCTTTGATACTGAAATTGTATATGATTTACATAAAGGTAGAGCATTCAGCTATGATGAAGTGAGAAATTTATTAAAAACAGAGGATTGCAAGATAATTGTATTTGCTGGAGATGCAGAAAGCGGCAAGACAACTCTAATGGCTTCCCTAAATGATGCCTTTCAGCATGGCAAATTTGAGAATTTTATCTTTGCAGGATCATTGACTCTCCCAGCCTTTGAAGAAAGGTGCTTTAATGCACGGATTTCTTCAAAAGGTGGAAAGCCTTCTACTCCACGCACTCGACTTACATCTACAGAAATATTCCTTCATCTAAAGATCAGAGACAAAGAAGTTTCTTATCCTCCAGTCTCTCTTCTATTGTGTGATTTGAGCGGAGAGCTATTCATAAACTCCATAAGCGATTTAGAACATGCAAAATCTCTTATGATTGTAGAAAAGGCTAATCATTTTTCTTTATTGCTAGATGGAGAGAAAATTATGGACAAAAGCCAAAGACACTTATTGCTAAGCGATACTAAAGATATTATTAGAGTATTTTTCCAAATTGGCTATTTAAAAAAGGAAACTCCGATTGAATTTATAATTACTAAATGGGATCTAATTCCAATAGATAAAGATCCTAAAATAGGAGAATATATTGAATTTCTATATAAAGACTTGATCGCTTGTATAAATGATTTTACAAGTAGCAGCAATATAACATTTGTTAAAACTGCCGCCAGGTCAATAGGGGTAAATGAAGTCGAAGACGGCTTTGGATTAGAAAATCTTATTTCTTTATGGAGCCGCAAGGAGCAATCTAAATCGGTTGAAAAGATAGAACCATATCACCCCAAAATTTCTGCTCTTAGAGGCTGGTTATCTTTTGGTGCTCGGAAAGTAAGGAGAGTACTTTGA
- a CDS encoding TRAFAC clade GTPase domain-containing protein codes for MKKSKKIAILGLVNSGKSTFLAALWHILKNNKTKASLAISALPENSTYLTEISRSWLQFKELSRTPTKRWYENPLTLKDRANEKEYDILIPDLAGETFFHQWFHRQWQGKYKSLVEESSNYILFIHPSVEKPELLSVVRRAYSKRFNEELPAEESPEEPTIKVWNPEKSPTQVILVELLQFIMQFKKSKIRIAIVISAWDLVNNDPLCKFKLPTNWLNGNLPLLYQYLTANPEYFCFKTFGISAQGGDLQTQKAQLLEHENASERIIVASDTDTSNDITEPIKWLMEEI; via the coding sequence TTGAAAAAAAGCAAAAAAATCGCGATCCTTGGCTTAGTAAATTCTGGCAAATCTACTTTTTTAGCTGCTTTATGGCATATCCTAAAAAACAATAAAACAAAGGCGAGTTTAGCAATAAGTGCTCTTCCCGAAAATAGCACATATTTAACGGAAATCTCAAGAAGCTGGCTACAGTTTAAGGAATTGTCAAGAACACCCACAAAAAGATGGTATGAAAATCCATTAACTTTAAAAGATAGAGCTAATGAAAAAGAGTATGATATATTAATCCCTGATCTCGCTGGAGAAACATTTTTTCATCAATGGTTTCATAGACAATGGCAAGGAAAATATAAAAGCCTTGTAGAAGAATCTAGTAATTATATATTGTTCATACATCCAAGCGTAGAAAAACCCGAACTTCTTTCTGTAGTCAGAAGAGCATATTCAAAAAGATTTAATGAGGAGCTGCCAGCAGAAGAGAGCCCAGAAGAACCTACAATCAAAGTATGGAATCCAGAAAAATCGCCAACGCAAGTCATTTTAGTCGAATTACTGCAGTTTATTATGCAATTCAAAAAATCTAAAATAAGGATCGCGATCGTAATTTCTGCCTGGGATTTAGTGAATAACGATCCATTATGCAAATTTAAGCTACCTACCAATTGGCTAAATGGAAATCTACCATTACTATACCAATATTTAACTGCTAATCCAGAGTATTTTTGTTTTAAAACCTTTGGAATTAGTGCACAGGGAGGAGATTTGCAAACGCAAAAAGCGCAACTTCTTGAACATGAGAATGCATCTGAAAGAATAATAGTGGCTTCGGATACCGACACTAGCAATGATATTACTGAGCCTATAAAATGGCTTATGGAGGAAATTTGA